One window of Oncorhynchus masou masou isolate Uvic2021 chromosome 33, UVic_Omas_1.1, whole genome shotgun sequence genomic DNA carries:
- the rassf11 gene encoding ras association domain-containing protein 8 — MEVKVSVEGVPRVVCGVTEKTTCQEVVIALAQSLGRPGRYTLQEKFKEFERNMTPNERLLESLEKYGQQAREIQLTLLHNGPSLWEGPSRGKGGRYEAGPQLRRADAGGQVQRVSGGLSLHRQSLPPLSCLRQQAEQRPEEPKKPKRKSLTLMEEAWGWLESIGRGTVNQSGHEKGSRMDTVKRDGCSLNVTVTVAKDPSTPGVLQSKFREKSAKSTEHQRISCCMGDQGRDREKSNLFNSDEGNDIQHVKKHPEVSMAKIKAEGQQNPTSALKMVDEKRKLRALVAIQQASLKELQVQITCTDSQIHELEEQRKARQADQEAQQKIVEEAEHLEFWKNELKAEEGYEKDLQEQFLEMKVKAVECKAKLEEYKRKMQGLDSSRDRRTVQEEQVNVPSQDATSPAAAGWTRLNEALNQSRSLTVSVVNTDRKFAPRVDSSHPHAVDLPNQIKELRPSGPSQLRDWWTCWSEAQSPNPETQPRVVHISEIMIHLGSTRV, encoded by the exons ATGGAGGTTAAGGTATCAGTGGAGGGAGTCCCACGTGTTGTCTGTGGAGTTACTGAGAAAACCACATGCCAGGAAGTAGTCATAGCTTTGGCTCAATCCCTTG GTCGTCCTGGGCGCTACACACTTCAGGAGAAATTCAAAGAGTTTGAGCGAAATATGACGCCTAATGAACGGCTTCTGGAGTCTCTTGAGAAGTACGGCCAGCAGGCCAGAGAGATCCAGCTCACCCTGCTGCACAATGGGCCATCCCTCTGGGAAGGGCCTAGCAGAGGGAAAGGCGGCAGATACGAGGCTGGCCCTCAGCTTAGGAGAGCAGATGCTGGGGGCCAGGTACAAAGGGTTAGCGGTGGGCTTAGTTTACACCGTCAAAGCCTACCTCCCTTATCGTGCCTGCGGCAACAAGCCGAGCAGCGACCGGAAGAACCAAAAAAGCCCAAAAGAAAGTCCCTGACCCTGATGGAGGAGGCTTGGGGATGGCTGGAGAGCATAGGAAGGGGCACAGTAAACCAATCAGGCCACGAAAAGGGTAGCAGGATGGACACGGTTAAAAGGGATGGTTGTTCCCTGAACGTTACGGTCACTGTTGCCAAGGATCCCTCCACTCCTGGGGTTTTGCAGAGCAAATTTAGAGAAAAGAGTGCTAAGTCCACTGAGCACCAGCGAATCTCCTGCTGCAtgggagaccaggggagggacagagagaaaagtaACCTTTTCAATTCTGATGAAGGTAATGATATCCAACATGTTAAGAAACACCCAGAGGTTAGCATGGCAAAGATAAAAGCTGAGGGCCAGCAGAATCCAACCAGTGCCCTTAAGATGGTTGATGAGAAAAGGAAGTTAAGAGCACTAGTTGCTATCCAACAGGCTAGTCTGAAAGAGCTGCAGGTCCAAATAACCTGCACGGATAGCCAAATTCATGAGCTGGAGGAGCAACGAAAGGCCAGGCAAGCTGACCAAGAGGCCCAGCAAAAAATAGTGGAGGAGGCAGAGCACCTGGAATTTTGGAAAAATGAGCTGAAGGCCGAGGAGGGATATGAGAAAGACTTGCAGGAACAATTCCTGGAGATGAAGGTGAAAGCTGTGGAGTGTAAGGCCAAGTTAGAAGAGTACAAACGCAAAATGCAAGGTCTTGATTCTTCAAGGGACAGGAGAACTGTTCAAGAGGAGCAAGTGAACGTTCCAAGCCAAGATGCCACATCTCCTGCTGCTGCAGGGTGGACAAGGCTGAATGAGGCCCTGAATCAATCAAGATCTCTTACAGTCAGTGTGGTAAATACTGACAGGAAGTTTGCGCCCAGAGTGGACTCCAGTCATCCTCATGCTGTAGATCTTCCAAACCAGATCAAGGAATTGCGGCCCTCAGGGCCAAGTCAGCTTAGGGACTGGTGGACATGCTGGTCTGAAGCTCAGAGTCCAAATCCAGAAACACAACCAAGGGTTGTGCATATCTCTGAAATAATGATACATCTGGGCAGCACCAGAGTTTGA
- the LOC135528137 gene encoding cold shock domain-containing protein E1-like isoform X12 has protein sequence MSFDPGMLHNGHTAFANGTAVGIRETGVVEKLLTSYGFIQCSERQARLFFHCSQYNGNLQELKIGDDVEFEVSSDRRTGKPIAVKLLKIKPEVLPEERISGQVGPDSHASPFTVLHGYIHPVVSAIPTHLDGKSAPGQVPTGSVCYERNGYGFLPTQEVFYLTYTPDDIEGNMHLDTGDKVSFYMETNKHTGAVSAHNIVLVKKKQMRCQGVVCATKEAFGFIERADVVKEIFFHYSEFKGDLEALQAGDDVEFTIKERNGKEVATDVRLLAQGTVIFEDISIEQFEGTVIKVIPKVPTKNQNDPLPGRICARISYTDKELLFGEKDTKSKVTLLEGDHVQFNISTDRRDKLERATNIDILPDTFHFTKESREMVRTLRRSMGVIAAMRDGFGFIKCVDRDARMFFHFSEVLEESQLHISDEVEFTVVPVSPGKKSMDMLSAQRNHAVRIKKLPKGTVSFHTQSEQRFVGVVEKEATAAITNNKSASPSKAKEKEAEEGVISYEDCGVKLTVSYHVKDLEGAAQPQAGDKVEFSINEVKRTGQQSAVTIKILNRTVNTKRLLGYIATLKDNFGFIETANHDQEIFFHYSELCGDMENLELGDTVEYTLSKGKGNKVSAEKVMKMAAVNSVGQDVGEAVMLGKVVRPLRSVDPSQTEYQGLIEHSDEEGMKGQNYSFGIMGMTNKADCLQKGELVKFQLCTVAQTGQKMACNVVPQRKALVECVKDQFGFITYEVGESKKLFFHVKEVQDGLELQTGDEVEFSVILNQRTGKCSACNVRRVSEGPKPVATPRPDRLVNRLKSITLDDSSAPRLVIVRQPRGPDNSKGFNVERKTRQPGVID, from the exons atGATGTGGAGTTTGAAGTGTCCTCAGACAGGCGCACTGGCAAGCCCATAGCAGTGAAGCTGCTTAAGATCAAACCAGAGGTGCTTCCAGAGGAGCGCATCTCGGGCCAGGTGGGGCCAGACTCGCACGCCTCTCCATTTACTGTGCTGCATGGTTATATTCATCCA GTCGTCTCAGCGATTCCTACTCACCTGGATGGCaagtctgctccagggcaggtGCCCACTGGCAGTGTGTGCTACGAGAGAAATGGG tatGGATTCCTTCCCACGCAGGAGGTGTTTTACTTGACCTACACCCCAGACGACATAGAGGGCAACATGCACCTGGACACGGGAGACAAAGTCAGCTTCTACATGGAAACCAACAAGCA CACCGGTGCAGTCAGTGCACACAACATTGTCCTGGTTAAGAAGAAGCAGATGAGGTGCCAGGGGGTTGTCTGTGCCACCAAG GAGGCCTTTGGGTTCATTGAGAGGGCTGATGTGGTGAAGGAGATCTTCTTCCACTACAGCGAGTTCAAGGGCGACCTGGAGGCCCTGCAGGCCGGCGACGATGTGGAGTTCACCATCAAAGAGAGAAAC GGGAAGGAGGTGGCTACTGACGTGAGGCTGCTCGCCCAGGGGACAGTCATATTTGAGGACATCAGCATCGAGCAGTTTGAAGGCACTGTTATCAAGGTCATCCCTAAAGTTCCAACCAAGAACCAG AATGATCCACTACCAGGCCGCATCTGTGCCAGGATCAGTTACACAGACAAGGAGCTCCTGTTTGGTGAGAAGGACACCAAGTCCAAGGTGACCCTGCTAGAAGGCGACCATGTGCAGTTCAACATTTCCACGGACCGTCGGGACAAGCTGGAGCGGGCCACTAACATCGACATCCTGCCTGATACCTTCCACTTCACCAAGGAGTCCCGTGAGATGGTAAGGACCCTGAGGAGATCCATG GGTGTGATCGCTGCCATGCGCGACGGCTTTGGCTTCATCAAGTGTGTGGACCGGGATGCCAGGATGTTCTTTCACTTTAGCGAGGTCCTGGAGGAAAGCCAGCTGCACATCTCTGACGAAGTCGAGTTCACCGTTGTGCCCGTGAGTCCAGGGAAAAAGTCCATG GACATGCTGTCTGCCCAGAGGAACCACGCAGTGCGCATCAAGAAGCTGCCTAAAGGCACAGTGTCCTTCCATACCCAGTCTGAGCAGCGCTTTGTGGGCGTGGTGGAGAAGGAGGCCACGGCAGCCATCACCAACAACAAGAGCGCAAGCCCCAGCAAGGCCAAAGAGAAG GAAGCAGAAGAGGGAGTGATTTCTTATGAGGACTGTGGAGTGAAGCTGACTGTGTCGTACCATGTCAAAGATCTGGAGGGAGCTGCCCAGCCACAGGCAGGAGACAAG GTGGAGTTTTCCATCAATGAGGTAAAGAGGACGGGCCAGCAGAGCGCGGTCACCATTAAGATCCTCAACCGCACAGTCAACACCAAAAGGCTGCTGGGATACATCGCCACGCTGAAAGACAACTTTGGGTTCATTGAGACGGCCAATCACGATCAGGAGATCTTCTTTCACTACAG TGAGCTGTGTGGAGACATGGAGAACCTGGAGCTGGGTGACACTGTGGAATACACCCTGTCCAAGGGCAAAGGAAACAAAGTCAGTGCTGAGAAGGTTATGAAGATGGCAGCAG TGAATAGTGTGGGGCAGGATGTTGGTGAGGCGGTGATGCTGGGGAAGGTGGTGCGCCCTCTGCGTAGTGTGGACCCGTCGCAGACAGAGTACCAGGGGCTCATCGAGCACTCCGATGAAG AGGGCATGAAGGGCCAGAATTACTCATTTGGCATCATGGGCATGACAAACAAGGCAGACTGTCTGCAGAAAGGAGAGCTGGTGAAGTTCCAGCTGTGCACAGTGGCCCAGACAGGACAGAAAATGGCCTGCAACGTTGTCCCCCAACGCAAAGCCTTAGTGGAGTGCGTCAAGGACCAG TTTGGTTTCATCACATATGAAGTTGGTGAGAGTAAGAAGCTGTTTTTCCATGTCAAAGAGGTGCAGGATGGCTTGGAGCTCCAGACTGGGGATGAGGTGGAGTTCTCAGTCATTCTCAACCAACGCACAGGGAAATGTAGTGCCTGCAATGTGCGCAGAGTCAG TGAAGGGCCTAAACCGGTGGCAACCCCCCGTCCCGATCGTTTGGTCAACCGGCTCAAGAGCATCACACTGGATGACTCTAGCGCCCCCCGCCTAGTCATTGTGAGACAGCCCCGTGGCCCTGACAACTCAAAG GGCTTCAACGTGGAGCGGAAGACTCGTCAACCGGGTGTAATTGACTGA